A genomic window from Streptomyces sp. NBC_01429 includes:
- a CDS encoding chaplin, whose product MKCKKAATIVAGMVLALGAAAPAMADAGAEGIAVGSPGVLSGNVVQIPVHVPVNICGNSVNIIGLLNPTLGNTCVNK is encoded by the coding sequence ATGAAGTGCAAGAAGGCCGCGACGATCGTCGCGGGAATGGTCCTGGCGCTGGGCGCCGCGGCCCCGGCCATGGCCGACGCCGGTGCCGAGGGCATCGCGGTCGGGTCCCCCGGCGTCCTGTCGGGCAACGTCGTGCAGATCCCGGTCCACGTGCCGGTCAACATCTGCGGCAACAGCGTCAACATCATCGGTCTGCTGAACCCCACCCTCGGCAACACCTGCGTCAACAAGTGA
- a CDS encoding rodlin: MIKKVMAGAAVAASVVGVSAAAAAPALAIGNDSGPTSASGNFATQQYGNMSTYGDMSPQIALIQGSFNKPCIALPAKANLGSLVGLVPIAVQDINVLSSPQNQQCVENSTQTKGDEPLSHILDNIPILSGNGVANR; the protein is encoded by the coding sequence GTGATCAAGAAGGTTATGGCCGGCGCGGCCGTCGCCGCCTCCGTCGTCGGCGTCTCGGCCGCCGCCGCGGCCCCGGCGCTCGCCATCGGCAACGACAGCGGGCCCACGTCCGCGAGCGGCAACTTCGCCACCCAGCAGTACGGGAACATGTCGACGTACGGCGACATGAGCCCGCAGATCGCGCTCATCCAGGGCTCTTTCAACAAGCCCTGCATCGCGCTGCCGGCCAAGGCGAACCTCGGCTCCCTCGTGGGCCTCGTGCCGATCGCCGTCCAGGACATCAACGTCCTGTCGTCGCCGCAGAACCAGCAGTGCGTCGAGAACTCGACGCAGACCAAGGGCGACGAGCCGCTGTCGCACATCCTCGACAACATCCCGATCCTCTCCGGGAACGGTGTGGCCAACCGCTGA
- a CDS encoding chaplin, whose protein sequence is MRDLISKGLLTAAAASSVLSLSGGSAQAADAEAAVAGSPGVASGNSLQLPLDIPVNVCGNTVNPIGLLNPAFGNACANTSSTPKAHHTEHGPGGGYGSGGGYETGGGYGSEAEAGPQAGPGHSGGGYGSHDEGASSTALVTGSPGVLSGGGVQVPVDIPVNACGNSVDLVGILNPVFGNECVNGTPTAPPERPDAPETPDTPDEVPEETTPPEDRSVVPPAAPPHHVPHTENTPRPVTPAVLPAARPAAESRLAATGGDPHLLAAAASSAGLILGGALLYRRSRVAARR, encoded by the coding sequence GTGCGAGACCTCATCAGCAAGGGACTGCTCACCGCCGCCGCGGCGTCGAGTGTGCTCTCCCTGAGCGGCGGCTCCGCCCAGGCGGCCGACGCGGAGGCTGCGGTCGCCGGATCACCCGGCGTGGCATCGGGCAACAGCCTTCAGCTGCCCCTCGACATCCCCGTCAACGTCTGCGGCAACACCGTGAACCCGATCGGGTTGCTCAACCCCGCCTTCGGCAACGCCTGCGCCAACACGTCGAGCACCCCGAAGGCGCACCACACGGAGCACGGGCCGGGTGGCGGCTACGGGTCCGGTGGCGGCTACGAGACCGGTGGCGGCTACGGGTCCGAAGCGGAGGCCGGGCCGCAGGCCGGACCGGGCCACTCCGGCGGCGGATACGGCTCGCACGACGAGGGCGCCAGCTCCACCGCCCTGGTGACCGGATCGCCCGGTGTCCTCTCGGGCGGCGGCGTTCAGGTGCCCGTCGACATCCCGGTGAACGCCTGCGGCAACTCCGTGGACCTGGTGGGCATCCTCAACCCGGTGTTCGGCAACGAGTGCGTCAACGGCACGCCCACGGCTCCCCCGGAGCGGCCGGACGCCCCCGAGACCCCGGACACCCCGGACGAGGTGCCCGAGGAGACCACGCCGCCGGAGGACCGTTCCGTAGTCCCGCCGGCCGCTCCCCCGCACCACGTCCCGCACACCGAGAACACGCCGCGCCCGGTCACCCCGGCGGTGCTGCCCGCCGCGAGGCCCGCCGCCGAGAGCCGGCTCGCGGCGACCGGTGGCGATCCGCATCTCCTCGCCGCCGCCGCGTCGAGCGCCGGCCTGATCCTCGGCGGCGCGCTGCTGTACCGGCGGTCCCGCGTCGCGGCCCGCCGCTGA
- a CDS encoding rodlin → MKKIMAGAAVAASVVGVSAAAAAPALAIGNDSGPTSFSGNGAKSAFGNAATKGDLSPQAELIQGSLNDLCIGAPVKANVGALVGVLVPVAVQDVQVLSNPQNQQCAENSTQAKGDEPLSHLINNIPVLSGNGVANR, encoded by the coding sequence ATCAAGAAGATTATGGCCGGCGCGGCCGTGGCCGCCTCCGTAGTCGGCGTTTCCGCTGCCGCCGCGGCCCCCGCTCTCGCCATCGGCAATGACAGCGGCCCGACGTCGTTCAGCGGCAACGGCGCCAAGAGCGCCTTCGGCAACGCCGCCACCAAGGGCGACCTGAGCCCCCAGGCCGAGCTGATCCAGGGCTCGCTGAACGACCTCTGCATCGGTGCCCCGGTCAAGGCCAACGTCGGCGCCCTCGTCGGCGTCCTCGTGCCGGTCGCCGTCCAGGACGTCCAGGTCCTGTCGAACCCGCAGAACCAGCAGTGCGCCGAGAACTCGACGCAGGCCAAGGGCGACGAGCCGCTGTCGCACCTCATCAACAACATCCCGGTGCTCTCGGGCAACGGTGTGGCCAACCGCTGA
- a CDS encoding rodlin: MKKLWATAAVAASIVGATAAAASPALAIGNDGGPTSFSGNGAEQAFGNAVTKGDMSPQLGLVQGSLNKPCVGLPLKANVGSLVGLVPIAVQDVNVLSSPQNQQCVENSTQAKGDEALSHILDNIPILSGNGAGNR, from the coding sequence ATGAAGAAGCTGTGGGCAACCGCTGCTGTAGCGGCGTCCATCGTCGGAGCCACGGCCGCCGCGGCGTCGCCGGCGCTGGCCATCGGTAACGACGGCGGCCCGACGTCGTTCAGCGGCAACGGTGCCGAGCAGGCCTTCGGCAACGCGGTGACCAAGGGCGACATGAGCCCCCAGCTGGGCCTGGTCCAGGGGTCGCTGAACAAGCCCTGCGTCGGTCTCCCGCTCAAGGCGAACGTCGGCTCCCTCGTGGGCCTCGTGCCGATCGCGGTCCAGGACGTCAACGTCCTGTCCTCCCCGCAGAACCAGCAGTGCGTCGAGAACTCGACGCAGGCGAAGGGCGACGAGGCCCTGTCGCACATCCTGGACAACATCCCGATCCTCTCCGGGAACGGCGCGGGCAACCGCTGA
- a CDS encoding NAD(P)-binding domain-containing protein: MHDLVVVGAGPYGLSVAAHASAAGLDLRVFGRPMASWRDHMPPGMFLKSEPWASNLSDPKGDFGLAAYATTRGTEARHGVPLPVDFFASYGLWFAERAAPPVDERTITAVRPCPGGFRLTTEDGESVLARTVALAVGVMPFIDIPAPLRGLAPEHVTHSSHHADLSRFTGQDVTVIGAGQAALETAALLSEQGTTVRVVARSSRLVWNTLPPAKQRPLGESLRAPHTGLGCGWKNWLYAETPGIFRRLPESTRARIFTSALGPAGAWWLRERFEPAVEVRLGESVAAAAPADGRVRLELIATTGRVETVETDHVIAATGFTPGLERLGLLDDGLRGALRTVGSSSAPEANAVFESSYPGLFLAGLLSAPSFGPSMRFVYGASYTAERLVAGVRRRVGARGGPLAKVRQRQGADSERTTVG, translated from the coding sequence ATGCACGACCTGGTAGTTGTGGGCGCCGGCCCCTACGGACTGTCCGTCGCCGCGCACGCCTCGGCGGCCGGACTCGATCTGCGCGTGTTCGGCAGGCCGATGGCCTCGTGGCGCGACCACATGCCGCCCGGGATGTTCCTCAAGTCCGAGCCCTGGGCGTCGAACCTCTCCGATCCGAAGGGCGACTTCGGCCTCGCGGCCTACGCGACCACCCGGGGAACGGAGGCCCGCCACGGAGTGCCGCTGCCCGTCGACTTCTTCGCCTCGTACGGGCTGTGGTTCGCGGAGCGGGCCGCGCCGCCGGTCGACGAACGTACGATCACCGCCGTCCGGCCCTGCCCCGGCGGATTCCGGCTCACCACCGAGGACGGCGAGAGCGTCCTCGCCCGTACGGTCGCCCTCGCGGTCGGCGTGATGCCGTTCATCGACATCCCCGCCCCGCTGCGTGGACTCGCCCCCGAACACGTGACGCACAGCAGCCACCACGCGGATCTCAGCCGCTTCACCGGCCAGGACGTGACCGTCATCGGAGCCGGTCAGGCGGCGCTGGAGACGGCCGCGCTCCTCTCCGAACAGGGCACCACCGTCAGGGTGGTGGCCCGGTCGTCCCGGCTCGTCTGGAACACCCTGCCGCCCGCGAAGCAGCGCCCCCTCGGCGAATCGCTGCGCGCTCCGCACACCGGTCTGGGCTGCGGCTGGAAGAACTGGCTCTACGCCGAGACCCCGGGGATCTTCCGCCGGCTGCCCGAGTCGACCCGGGCCCGGATCTTCACCTCCGCCCTGGGCCCGGCGGGCGCGTGGTGGCTGCGCGAGCGCTTCGAGCCCGCCGTCGAGGTGCGGCTCGGCGAGAGCGTGGCCGCGGCGGCCCCCGCCGACGGCAGGGTACGGCTGGAGCTGATCGCCACCACCGGCCGGGTGGAGACCGTCGAGACGGACCACGTCATCGCCGCCACCGGCTTCACCCCCGGCCTCGAACGGCTCGGCCTGCTCGACGACGGACTGCGCGGCGCCCTGCGGACGGTGGGGTCGAGCAGCGCGCCGGAGGCGAACGCCGTCTTCGAGTCCTCGTACCCGGGACTGTTCCTGGCGGGCCTGCTGAGCGCGCCGTCCTTCGGGCCGTCGATGCGCTTCGTGTACGGGGCGTCGTACACGGCGGAGCGGCTGGTGGCGGGGGTACGGCGGCGGGTCGGCGCCCGGGGCGGGCCGCTCGCGAAGGTGCGTCAGCGCCAGGGCGCCGACAGCGAGCGGACCACGGTCGGTTAG